A window from Malania oleifera isolate guangnan ecotype guangnan chromosome 7, ASM2987363v1, whole genome shotgun sequence encodes these proteins:
- the LOC131159933 gene encoding probable ATP synthase 24 kDa subunit, mitochondrial, translated as MAFTSRLLSKSKQLRGSQFILQRERAVPVRFFAKEAAPPALKGDEMLKNIFLEVKNKFETALGILRKEKITIDPDDPAAVSQYAKVMKTVREKANLFSESQRIQYTIQTRTEGILDARTYLLTLKEIRIKRGLTDDLGAEAMMMDALEKVEKEIKKPLMRNDKKGMALLMAEFDKINKKLGIRREDLPKYEEQLEHKIAKAQLEELKKDVLEAMETQKKREEFKDEEMVDVKSLDIRNFL; from the exons ATGGCTTTCACCTCACGCCTCCTCTCTAAATCCAAGCAG TTGCGTGGAAGCCAGTTTATTTTGCAAAGGGAGCGTGCTGTTCCAGTCCGTTTCTTTGCCAAAGAAGCTGCTCCCCCAGCTCTCAAGGGGGATG AGATGTTGAAGAACATTTTCTTGGAAGTTAAGAATAAATTTGAGACAGCCTTGGGTATACTTCGGAAGGAGAAAATAACCATTGACCCAGATGATCCTGCTGCAGTATCTCAGTATGCAAAAGTCATGAAGACCGTGAGGGAAAA GGCAAATTTGTTCTCAGAATCCCAACGGATTCAGTACACCATTCAAACCCGAACAGAAGGCATTCTTGATGCTCGAACATATCTGCTGACACTAAAGGAGATACGCATCAA GAGAGGCCTCACCGATGATCTTGGTGCAGAGGCTATGATGATGGATGCTTTGGAGAAAGTTGAAAAGGAAATTAAGAAACCACTCATGAGGAATGACAAGAAGGGGATGGCTCTTCTTATGGCAGAGTTTGATAAGATTAACAAGAA gCTAGGTATTAGGAGGGAAGATCTGCCAAAATATGAAGAACAGTTGGAGCATAAAATTGCAAAAGCACAATTGGAGGAGCTGAAGAAGGATGTTCTCGAGGCGATGGAAACTCAAAAGAAAAG GGAGGAGTTCAAGGATGAAGAAATGGTTGATGTTAAATCATTGGACATCCGGAATTTTCTTTGA